One window of Gloeothece citriformis PCC 7424 genomic DNA carries:
- a CDS encoding calcium-binding protein, translated as MAVFTVTNLLDNGEGSLRQAIANANSLDGADTIEFASNLSGGTISLTSGELSITDSLTLEGLGSDLLTISGSDLSRIFNINDQTEYYSYNSNILDVVISGLTLTNGFVSENTQSFNAPAASGGAIYNYDENLTLIDTVITGNTAAGDPFAYYENAEALGGGIFNYSGTVTVIDSVISSNTAQGGTVLLDFIREGGFVGSGGGIYSRTGNVTVINSTISDNTAKTGRGGDFVFTYESHGGGIAGGFNSTITITNSTISNNTVVGANTTNIYSREGGDARGGGISGDNVIVNNSSITGNTVLGGNGTGSFYVYYGYSGGYGGDARGGGISGNNVTVSNSTISGNIAQGGNGGIGGKANVFRGFFYGTNGGRGGNATGGGISSANLTMSNSTISGNTAQGGNGANGGQGADTATINEYFGYSGYYYYFAGNGGNGGNGGNSVGGGVAVSNNALIANSTITNNTLDSGTGGVGGSGGLGNESLNIPNGIDGTDGTIGNEIGGGLSANGTVTSTIIAGNTDNQDLAGTFTSGGNNLIGNGDGATGFIDGVNDDQVGTTINPIDPLLSPLQDNGGLTLTHTLLPGSPAIDAGSNPSTLISDQRGAPRVAGDGADIGALELADETLLGDQSSNSFTSGTGNDFLEGGDGNDALNGSSGNDGLRGGAGSDRLIGSDGNDLLIGGLDRDILAGGEGADVFRFESLADSSLLSPDRIRDFNQTEGDRFQLLPTNPSTLWNAGDVTGDNLRVALEAAYADSNQSAGGSQPLGLNEAVLFNFGSRSYLSINNTISGFNPEQDLVVEVSGIVLASGDENAGVLSVSDYFV; from the coding sequence ATGGCAGTATTTACAGTTACCAATTTACTTGATAATGGAGAAGGAAGTCTCCGACAAGCCATTGCTAATGCTAACAGTTTAGACGGAGCCGATACCATTGAGTTTGCTAGTAATCTCAGTGGCGGAACTATCAGTTTAACTAGCGGAGAATTATCTATTACTGATTCTTTAACGCTTGAGGGTTTGGGATCAGATTTGTTGACCATTAGCGGCAGCGATCTTAGCCGTATCTTTAATATTAATGATCAAACAGAATATTACTCTTATAACTCTAATATTCTCGATGTGGTAATTTCAGGATTAACCCTGACCAATGGCTTTGTCTCAGAAAATACACAAAGTTTTAATGCTCCCGCAGCCAGTGGTGGAGCTATTTACAATTATGATGAGAATTTAACGCTCATTGATACAGTTATAACCGGCAACACAGCAGCCGGAGATCCCTTTGCTTATTATGAAAACGCAGAGGCTCTAGGTGGAGGCATCTTCAATTATTCCGGAACCGTGACAGTCATTGATAGTGTTATCAGTAGCAACACAGCACAAGGCGGTACTGTTTTGCTTGATTTTATTAGGGAAGGTGGATTTGTCGGCTCTGGTGGAGGAATATATAGCAGAACCGGCAACGTGACGGTGATTAACAGCACGATTAGCGACAATACAGCAAAAACAGGTAGAGGAGGGGATTTTGTTTTTACCTATGAGAGTCATGGTGGGGGTATTGCTGGCGGTTTCAACAGCACCATAACCATAACTAACAGCACTATCAGTAACAATACAGTAGTCGGTGCAAATACTACAAATATCTACTCTAGGGAGGGAGGTGACGCTAGGGGTGGTGGTATCTCCGGAGATAACGTTATAGTAAACAACAGTAGTATTACCGGCAATACAGTCCTAGGGGGTAACGGGACTGGAAGTTTTTATGTATACTATGGTTACAGTGGCGGTTACGGTGGCGATGCCCGTGGTGGTGGCATCTCAGGAAATAATGTAACCGTGAGCAACAGCACCATCAGTGGTAACATAGCACAAGGAGGCAATGGGGGTATAGGCGGAAAGGCCAATGTCTTCCGAGGTTTTTTCTATGGTACAAACGGGGGTCGAGGTGGTAATGCAACTGGGGGGGGGATCTCAAGTGCTAACCTGACCATGAGCAACAGCACCATTAGTGGAAACACAGCCCAAGGAGGCAACGGTGCTAATGGGGGTCAAGGGGCTGACACTGCCACTATCAATGAATATTTTGGCTACTCCGGATACTACTACTACTTTGCTGGCAACGGAGGTAACGGGGGCAACGGGGGCAATAGTGTTGGTGGAGGCGTAGCGGTCTCCAATAATGCCCTGATCGCCAATAGCACCATTACCAATAATACACTAGACTCTGGTACTGGCGGGGTCGGTGGTAGTGGCGGTTTGGGGAACGAGAGTCTGAATATCCCCAACGGTATTGATGGAACAGATGGGACTATAGGAAATGAGATTGGTGGGGGACTTTCGGCGAACGGGACTGTTACCAGCACGATCATTGCCGGCAATACTGATAATCAAGATCTCGCCGGAACGTTTACTTCTGGCGGAAATAACTTAATTGGGAATGGTGATGGGGCAACCGGTTTCATTGATGGAGTCAATGACGATCAAGTTGGGACGACAATTAACCCCATTGACCCTCTGTTAAGTCCCCTACAAGATAACGGTGGCTTAACTTTGACTCATACTCTCCTGCCGGGTAGTCCGGCCATTGATGCAGGGAGTAATCCTTCCACCCTAATCAGTGACCAACGAGGAGCGCCGAGGGTTGCGGGAGATGGGGCAGATATTGGAGCGCTTGAGCTAGCTGATGAAACTTTATTAGGGGATCAAAGCTCAAATAGCTTCACAAGTGGAACGGGTAACGATTTCTTAGAGGGTGGAGACGGAAATGATGCCCTCAATGGGAGTAGCGGAAATGATGGGTTAAGAGGAGGAGCCGGCAGCGATCGCTTAATTGGTTCAGACGGGAATGATCTTCTCATTGGCGGACTTGATCGAGACATTCTTGCAGGAGGTGAAGGGGCGGATGTGTTCCGCTTTGAGTCTTTAGCTGATTCAAGCTTGCTGAGTCCAGACCGGATCAGGGATTTCAACCAAACCGAGGGAGACCGATTTCAATTGCTCCCTACTAATCCAAGTACCTTATGGAATGCAGGGGACGTTACAGGAGATAATCTGAGGGTTGCCCTTGAAGCGGCTTATGCCGATAGCAATCAAAGTGCAGGGGGGAGTCAACCCTTGGGACTCAATGAAGCAGTCTTGTTTAATTTTGGCTCTCGAAGTTATTTATCGATCAACAACACCATAAGCGGATTTAATCCCGAACAGGATTTAGTCGTAGAAGTATCCGGAATTGTCTTAGCTTCGGGAGATGAAAATGCCGGAGTTTTGAGTGTAAGTGACTATTTTGTCTAA
- a CDS encoding PEP-CTERM sorting domain-containing protein — MKQLVMYLFSSVVVASTLNVNFVHAATVNNATFTTVGGSIQDNSFDNGPSDFLFNVSGLAPITNEVNLTLENLTHPDLFELELFLIAPTGQVLTLAQTLIGEEMTQTVLSDAGQLNIDLATPPYTGIFAPSGESGFAQPSNISSFSGFNGFNPNGTWRLRIYDTLSGNVGTLSSASLEISAVPEPLTLLGAAVATGFGAFFKKKLANKS, encoded by the coding sequence ATGAAACAATTAGTTATGTATCTATTCAGTAGTGTAGTGGTAGCTTCTACCTTAAACGTCAATTTCGTTCATGCAGCGACCGTTAATAATGCAACATTCACTACGGTTGGTGGCTCAATTCAAGATAATAGTTTTGACAATGGGCCGAGTGATTTTTTATTTAATGTGAGTGGTCTTGCTCCCATCACCAATGAGGTAAATTTAACCCTAGAAAATTTAACTCACCCTGACTTATTTGAACTAGAACTGTTTTTAATTGCTCCTACTGGACAAGTTTTAACCTTAGCGCAAACTCTGATCGGGGAAGAAATGACACAGACTGTCTTATCCGATGCCGGACAACTTAACATTGATTTAGCAACTCCCCCTTACACAGGAATTTTTGCGCCTTCAGGAGAGTCAGGTTTTGCACAGCCCAGCAATATCTCAAGTTTTTCTGGATTTAATGGCTTTAACCCTAATGGAACTTGGAGATTAAGAATTTACGATACCCTATCAGGAAATGTGGGAACTTTGTCTAGTGCTTCTCTAGAAATTAGCGCTGTTCCCGAACCTTTAACTCTCCTGGGTGCAGCAGTAGCTACAGGTTTCGGTGCTTTTTTTAAAAAAAAATTAGCCAATAAATCTTAA
- a CDS encoding UDP-N-acetylmuramoyl-tripeptide--D-alanyl-D-alanine ligase: MLSQIDLEQISKILEISPGNFPVIISKKPITGISTDSRYIKPGEIFVALRGDKFDGHEFAEVAVEKGATALILDKKLSVLSTNEIPQFIVNNTLKAYQQIAQWWRNQFQIPIIAVTGSVGKTTTKELIAAVLSTAGKVHKSIGNYNNEIGVPKTLLELDHTHHYGVIEMAMRAKGEISLLTEITRPTIGVITNVGTAHIGRLGSQEAIAEAKCELLAQMSQDSIAILNHDNSLLLETASTFWQGKTITYGLEGGDLSGQLINPQTLRVEGKEFPLPLPGRHNALNYLAALAVAKVLDLDWTPLTEGLTVNLPSGRSRRHQLPNNILILDETYNAGLESMLAALQLLKETPGKRHIAVLGTMKELGERSPQFHHQVGKAVKDLGIDHLVVLVNDPQAEHIAAGADGVATSCFKTHQEVVNYLQGLIKSGDRILFKASNSVELNRVVNDLINSQEI; the protein is encoded by the coding sequence ATGTTAAGCCAAATTGACCTAGAGCAAATCAGTAAAATCCTCGAAATTTCCCCAGGTAATTTCCCCGTAATTATCTCTAAAAAACCGATTACGGGAATCAGTACAGATAGCCGTTATATTAAGCCTGGCGAAATTTTTGTCGCTTTACGGGGGGATAAATTTGATGGCCATGAATTTGCTGAGGTTGCTGTAGAAAAGGGCGCGACTGCTTTAATTTTAGACAAAAAACTGTCAGTATTATCTACTAATGAAATACCACAATTCATCGTCAATAATACTTTAAAAGCTTATCAACAAATTGCTCAATGGTGGCGCAATCAATTCCAAATTCCTATTATTGCTGTAACCGGTTCAGTCGGTAAAACTACCACTAAAGAATTAATTGCTGCTGTATTATCAACCGCCGGAAAAGTTCATAAAAGTATAGGCAATTATAATAATGAAATAGGCGTTCCTAAAACTTTACTTGAACTCGATCATACTCATCATTATGGTGTGATTGAAATGGCGATGAGAGCAAAAGGAGAAATCTCCCTATTAACGGAAATTACTCGTCCTACAATCGGTGTCATTACTAATGTAGGAACTGCTCACATCGGACGATTAGGCTCTCAAGAAGCTATTGCCGAAGCTAAATGTGAGCTACTCGCCCAAATGTCTCAGGATAGCATAGCAATTCTCAACCATGATAATTCTTTGTTATTAGAAACCGCATCTACCTTTTGGCAGGGAAAAACGATAACTTATGGTTTAGAAGGAGGAGATCTGAGCGGACAACTGATTAACCCTCAAACCTTGAGAGTCGAAGGCAAAGAGTTTCCCTTACCTTTACCGGGACGACATAATGCGCTCAATTATCTGGCGGCTTTAGCCGTAGCTAAAGTGCTTGATTTAGATTGGACACCTTTAACTGAAGGCTTGACCGTAAATTTACCTAGTGGCCGTTCTCGTCGTCATCAACTCCCCAATAATATCCTGATTCTAGATGAAACCTACAATGCGGGACTAGAATCGATGCTGGCCGCCCTACAATTACTTAAAGAAACTCCGGGTAAACGTCATATTGCTGTCTTGGGAACGATGAAGGAACTCGGAGAGCGATCGCCCCAATTTCATCATCAAGTCGGAAAAGCGGTAAAAGACTTGGGAATTGACCATTTAGTGGTATTAGTTAATGATCCGCAAGCTGAACATATTGCTGCGGGGGCTGATGGGGTAGCGACAAGCTGTTTTAAAACCCATCAAGAAGTGGTTAACTATTTACAAGGGTTGATTAAGAGTGGCGATCGGATTTTATTTAAAGCCTCGAATTCTGTCGAATTAAATCGAGTTGTCAATGATTTGATCAACTCCCAAGAAATTTAA